In Litorilinea aerophila, the genomic stretch CAATGAAACGGGCGCCCAGCCGGGCGGCGGCGATGGCAAGGACGCCGCTGCCGGTGCCCACGTCCAGCACCGCATCGCCGGGCTGGATATGCTCCTCCAGCGCGGCCAGGCAAAGGCGGGTGGTGGGGTGGAGCCCGGTGCCGAAGGCCATGCCCGGCTCCAGCTCAATGACCAGGTCATCCGGCTGGGGCTGGAACGCTTCCCAACTGGGCTTGAGGACCAGGCGTCGGCCCACCCGCAGGGGCTTGTAAAATTTCTTCCAGGCGTGAGCCCAATCTTCCTGGCGCAGGGTGCGGATTTGAGGTTCGGGGATGGGGTAAATCTGGCTCAGGTGCCACAGCCCCTCTTCGATCTGGCGCCGGATTTGGGCCCCGCGCCGTCCCGGTTTGATGTAGGTCTTCACCGTGAGGCGGAACTGGCCTGCGATGGGCTGGCCGAAATCGTCGAAGCCGGTGGCCTCGATGACTGCGCCGCCGCCGCTGGCCTCCCCCTCGGCGCTGTCTGCGGCGTAGCTCCCGCCGTTGTAGCGGTTAAAGAGCTCGCTCACCGCCTCGGCCGCTTCTGAATCCACCGAGACCGCAATCTCGATCAGTGTGTCCTCTTGCTCCATGGTGCCAGTTGCCCTGGTTCGGTGGCAGAGGGCCTGCAAGCGATGCAGGCATCCCCGTCCGGTTAATCGCTGCCGAAGATGCGGTCAAAGAACCCTTTGTGCTGTTCCGTGGTCTGGTCATCAAAGGTTTTGGCCAGGGCGCGGAACAGCTCTTTCTGTTCGTTGGTCAGGTTGGTGGGCACCACCACCCGGACGGTGATGATCATATCCCCGCGGCCACTCCGCTGGAGGTGGGGCACCCCCAGGCCCCGCTTGCGGAAGGTGCGGCCAGTCTGGGTACCGGGCGGGATCTCCAGCTCCACGGTATCCCCTTCCAGGGTGGGCACCTTCACCGTGGCGCCCAGGGCAGCCTGGGCCACGTTGATGGGCAACTCCAGGTGGATGTCCGAGTCCTGGCGCACGAAAATCTTGTGGGGCTCTACGGACACAACCACGTAGAGGTTGCCGGGAGGCCCGCCCAGCTGGCCGGCTTCCCCCTCGCCCACCAGGCGAATCCGGGTGCCGTCGTCCACGCCGGCCGGGATCTTCACGTTCAGCTTGCGGGAGACCCGCACCCGCTTGCTGCCGTGGCACTTGGTGCAGGGCGACGGGATCACCTCGCCACTGCCGCCACAACTGGGG encodes the following:
- the prmA gene encoding 50S ribosomal protein L11 methyltransferase, whose product is MEQEDTLIEIAVSVDSEAAEAVSELFNRYNGGSYAADSAEGEASGGGAVIEATGFDDFGQPIAGQFRLTVKTYIKPGRRGAQIRRQIEEGLWHLSQIYPIPEPQIRTLRQEDWAHAWKKFYKPLRVGRRLVLKPSWEAFQPQPDDLVIELEPGMAFGTGLHPTTRLCLAALEEHIQPGDAVLDVGTGSGVLAIAAARLGARFIVATDIDPLAIQATRENLTRNGLDGLPDLEVDVRQGSVPDGLTGRFQVVVANILAEVLVGLLDGTYGNVPLAVPLATGGHLILSGILAEKDAMVLQAAARHGLQLVDRKQEEDWVALVVQKAT